In a single window of the Halobaculum lipolyticum genome:
- a CDS encoding DUF7571 family protein — translation MKPCHSCRAVIDEYLLDKQLEPLRDLTVDDFNLCADCVTVVADACVECGGAVYVPRGEATTPDYCPACRATLIDRTGHDPGWHRDAVSS, via the coding sequence ATGAAACCGTGCCACAGCTGTCGGGCGGTCATCGACGAGTACCTCTTGGACAAACAACTCGAACCCCTGCGCGACCTCACGGTCGACGACTTCAACCTCTGTGCGGACTGTGTGACCGTCGTCGCGGACGCGTGCGTGGAGTGTGGCGGCGCGGTGTACGTCCCCCGAGGAGAAGCGACCACGCCGGACTACTGTCCGGCGTGTCGGGCGACCCTCATCGACCGCACGGGCCACGACCCCGGGTGGCACCGCGACGCCGTGTCCTCCTGA
- a CDS encoding MBL fold metallo-hydrolase encodes MRVTLLGTGDTTGTPTVGCDCDTCEEARERGVERSRFSVHVENERTGESLLIDLSPDFRQQFLDHDVPLPDAALVTHIHFDHLDGLGNAYRLFDDLPVYAADEVDPVTGESVADTIRSKYDYLDRVTVRDTPPLEPTRICGLDVTLVPVDHPPLVCYGVVVADPETGAKLSLSGDTSYDVPDASRAALAEPDLLLADGIVPARFCEYHPLGGRHEGPDGTPYTFGSKHMTREGALALADDLAAAETRLVHLAHYYPPEEAFAEPLAVDGETYDL; translated from the coding sequence ATGCGCGTCACCCTCCTCGGAACGGGCGACACCACCGGCACCCCCACCGTCGGGTGCGACTGTGACACCTGCGAGGAGGCCCGCGAGCGCGGGGTCGAACGCTCCCGGTTCTCGGTCCACGTCGAGAACGAGCGCACCGGCGAGTCGCTGTTGATCGACCTCTCGCCGGACTTCCGCCAGCAGTTCCTCGACCACGACGTCCCCCTCCCGGACGCCGCGCTCGTCACCCACATCCACTTCGACCACCTCGACGGGCTGGGCAACGCCTACCGCCTGTTCGACGACCTCCCCGTCTACGCGGCCGACGAGGTCGACCCCGTCACCGGCGAGTCGGTCGCCGACACGATCCGCTCGAAGTACGACTACCTCGACCGCGTCACCGTCCGCGACACGCCGCCGCTGGAGCCGACGCGGATCTGCGGGCTGGACGTGACGCTGGTCCCCGTCGACCACCCGCCGCTGGTCTGCTACGGCGTCGTCGTCGCGGACCCCGAGACGGGCGCGAAGCTGTCGCTGTCGGGCGACACGAGCTACGACGTACCCGACGCGTCGCGCGCGGCGCTCGCTGAGCCGGACCTCCTGCTCGCCGACGGGATCGTCCCGGCGCGCTTCTGTGAGTACCACCCGCTCGGCGGGCGCCACGAGGGTCCCGACGGCACGCCGTACACGTTCGGCTCCAAGCACATGACCCGCGAGGGGGCGCTCGCGCTGGCCGACGACCTCGCCGCCGCCGAGACGCGGCTGGTCCACCTCGCACACTACTACCCGCCCGAGGAGGCGTTCGCGGAGCCGCTCGCCGTCGACGGCGAGACGTACGACCTGTAG
- a CDS encoding thiolase family protein — protein MATPVIAAAYRTPFGRQGGVFEDVRSEDLSVALIDHILDEHDLDADAVDDLMWGVAQQRGEQDNNVARVIALLSELGEGTPATTINRWCASSMQSIISASDAVAAGNRDCIVAGGVESMSRVPMDGDSYQHLHPELSEKYNVFQLQMGMTAEKVAEEYEVSREAQDEFAVRSHRRASEATESGRFDDEIVPIETDDGVVTEDEGIRHDTDVETLAGLSPAFTGDGSVTAGNSSQITDGAAATLVCSREFADEHGLDVLAEVGTNNVAGVDPTVMGIGPVPATRGLLERAGSDIDDYGLVEVNEAFASQCEYTRRELGIDEDIYNVNGGAIALGHPLGASGARLPVTLIHEMIKRDVDRGLASLCVGFGQGAAIEFSR, from the coding sequence ATGGCAACGCCCGTCATCGCGGCCGCGTACCGCACCCCGTTCGGTCGACAGGGAGGCGTCTTCGAGGACGTCCGCAGCGAGGACCTCTCGGTGGCACTCATCGACCACATCCTCGACGAACACGACCTCGACGCCGACGCCGTGGACGACCTCATGTGGGGGGTCGCCCAGCAGCGCGGCGAACAGGACAACAACGTCGCACGCGTCATCGCGCTCCTCTCGGAACTGGGGGAGGGGACGCCCGCGACGACGATCAACCGCTGGTGCGCCTCCTCGATGCAGTCGATCATCTCCGCCTCGGACGCCGTCGCCGCGGGCAACCGCGACTGCATCGTCGCCGGCGGCGTCGAGTCCATGAGCCGCGTCCCGATGGACGGCGACTCCTACCAGCACCTCCACCCGGAGCTGTCGGAGAAGTACAACGTCTTCCAACTCCAGATGGGGATGACCGCCGAGAAGGTCGCCGAGGAGTACGAAGTGAGCCGCGAGGCACAGGACGAGTTCGCCGTGCGCTCGCACCGCCGTGCCTCCGAGGCGACGGAGTCGGGGCGGTTCGACGACGAGATCGTCCCGATCGAGACCGACGACGGCGTCGTCACCGAGGACGAGGGGATCCGTCACGACACCGACGTCGAGACGCTCGCGGGACTGTCGCCCGCGTTCACCGGCGACGGCTCGGTCACGGCCGGGAACTCCTCGCAGATCACCGACGGCGCGGCCGCGACACTCGTCTGCTCGCGCGAGTTCGCCGACGAGCACGGCCTCGACGTGCTGGCCGAGGTCGGCACGAACAACGTCGCCGGCGTCGACCCGACCGTGATGGGGATCGGCCCGGTCCCGGCCACGCGCGGCCTGCTGGAGCGCGCCGGCTCCGACATCGACGACTACGGGCTGGTCGAGGTGAACGAGGCGTTCGCCTCCCAGTGTGAGTACACCCGCCGCGAGTTGGGGATCGACGAGGACATCTACAACGTCAACGGCGGCGCCATCGCCCTGGGCCACCCGCTCGGCGCCTCCGGCGCGCGCCTGCCCGTCACCTTGATCCACGAGATGATCAAGCGCGACGTGGACCGCGGGCTGGCGTCGCTGTGCGTCGGCTTCGGGCAGGGCGCGGCGATCGAGTTCAGCCGCTAG
- a CDS encoding Hvo_1808 family surface protein, with translation MRAVSVSAVAVAVLLVLSGCSAPSAAPAANDDWAYPDDPPTDRLGWEDGVWYNESIAVNQSDGLDAAEREAFVARTMARVERVRGLEFRETVPVEVISRAEYRDRAVFGAERSPEYEAWHEQVWEAALIVGEDRAVADEFDALYGGSVQGYYTPSGDRIVVVSDAENPTIDRGTLAHELVHALQDQHFGFTGSRTRDGGLAHNGLTEGDARYVETLYLERCAAGADPNATDGPNATADGADGDDGDDGWDCVPRPPRSGGTAGAPVNEGLFAYVYQPYADGPAFVHRLYERGGWDAVDAAYDRRPRSTEQTIHPERYPDEPVESVRVRDRSADDWTRFDLDRPATERLGETGLFAMFWYNDYVDGYRSSDLPYSPYNYSAAPSDGWAGDRLVPYRSDEGADARYGYVWAIEFDDAGEAEEFARSYRGMLRLRVGAETVDPRAAVYRVADGPFADAFRVERDGRRVTITNAPTVGTLDAVRDPPG, from the coding sequence GTGCGCGCCGTCTCCGTCTCCGCCGTCGCGGTCGCCGTCCTCCTCGTCCTCTCGGGCTGTAGCGCCCCCAGCGCGGCGCCCGCCGCCAACGACGACTGGGCGTACCCGGACGACCCGCCGACCGACCGGCTCGGCTGGGAGGACGGCGTCTGGTACAACGAGTCGATCGCGGTGAACCAAAGCGACGGGCTGGACGCCGCCGAGCGGGAGGCGTTCGTCGCCCGCACGATGGCCCGCGTCGAGCGCGTCCGCGGGCTGGAGTTCCGCGAGACCGTCCCCGTCGAGGTGATCTCCCGGGCCGAGTACCGCGACCGCGCCGTCTTCGGCGCCGAGCGGTCGCCCGAGTACGAGGCGTGGCACGAACAGGTGTGGGAGGCGGCGCTGATCGTCGGGGAGGACCGCGCCGTCGCCGACGAGTTCGACGCGCTGTACGGCGGCTCGGTGCAGGGGTACTACACGCCGTCGGGCGACCGGATCGTGGTCGTCTCCGACGCCGAGAACCCGACCATCGACCGGGGGACGCTCGCCCACGAACTCGTCCACGCGCTCCAGGACCAGCACTTCGGGTTCACCGGGAGCCGCACGCGCGACGGCGGCCTCGCACACAACGGGCTGACCGAGGGCGACGCCCGCTACGTCGAGACGCTGTACCTCGAACGCTGTGCCGCCGGCGCCGACCCGAACGCGACCGACGGCCCGAACGCGACCGCCGACGGCGCGGACGGCGACGACGGCGACGACGGCTGGGACTGCGTCCCCCGGCCCCCGCGGTCGGGCGGCACGGCCGGGGCGCCGGTCAACGAGGGGCTGTTCGCGTACGTGTACCAGCCGTACGCCGACGGCCCGGCGTTCGTCCACCGGCTGTACGAGCGCGGCGGCTGGGACGCGGTGGACGCAGCCTACGACCGCCGCCCGCGCTCCACCGAGCAGACGATCCACCCGGAACGCTACCCCGACGAGCCGGTGGAGTCGGTGCGCGTCCGCGACCGCTCGGCCGACGACTGGACCCGGTTCGACCTCGACCGGCCCGCGACCGAACGCCTCGGCGAGACGGGGCTGTTCGCCATGTTCTGGTACAACGACTACGTCGACGGCTACCGCTCGTCGGACCTGCCGTACTCGCCGTACAACTACTCCGCGGCTCCCTCGGACGGCTGGGCGGGCGACCGGCTCGTGCCCTACCGGTCGGACGAGGGGGCCGACGCGCGGTACGGCTACGTGTGGGCGATCGAGTTCGACGACGCCGGCGAGGCCGAGGAGTTCGCCCGCTCGTACCGGGGGATGCTCCGACTGCGCGTCGGCGCCGAGACGGTCGACCCCCGCGCCGCCGTCTACCGCGTGGCCGACGGGCCGTTCGCGGACGCCTTCCGCGTCGAGCGCGACGGTCGCCGGGTGACGATCACCAACGCGCCGACGGTCGGGACGCTCGATGCGGTCCGCGACCCGCCGGGGTGA
- a CDS encoding cysteine hydrolase family protein codes for MPFDPDRTAVIVVDMQNGFCHPDGSLHAEASAAAIDPVRTLVERAGDADVPVIYTRDVHPPEQFEDAHYYDEFDRWGEHVVEGSWEADLIDDLPTDDAAHVVEKHTYDAFYETELDGWLDARGIDDLLICGTLANVCVLHTAGSAGLRDYRPVIVTDALGYLVEDHRDYAVDHADWLFGETATLADVTFD; via the coding sequence ATCCCGTTCGACCCCGACCGGACCGCCGTGATCGTCGTCGACATGCAGAACGGCTTCTGTCACCCCGACGGGAGCCTGCACGCCGAAGCGAGCGCGGCCGCGATCGACCCCGTCCGCACGCTCGTCGAGCGCGCCGGCGACGCCGACGTGCCGGTGATCTACACTCGGGACGTCCACCCGCCCGAGCAGTTCGAGGACGCCCACTACTACGACGAGTTCGACCGCTGGGGCGAGCACGTCGTCGAGGGCAGTTGGGAGGCCGACCTGATCGACGACCTCCCGACGGACGACGCCGCCCACGTCGTCGAGAAGCACACCTACGACGCGTTCTACGAGACGGAACTGGACGGGTGGCTCGACGCCCGCGGGATCGACGACCTGCTGATCTGCGGGACGCTCGCGAACGTCTGCGTGCTCCACACCGCCGGCTCGGCGGGCCTGCGCGACTACCGCCCCGTGATCGTGACCGACGCGCTCGGCTACCTCGTCGAGGACCACCGCGACTACGCCGTCGACCACGCCGACTGGCTGTTCGGGGAGACGGCGACGCTGGCGGACGTGACGTTCGACTGA
- a CDS encoding winged helix-turn-helix domain-containing protein, with protein MAGDHPSRRTFELLANEIRLRIITALGDASGRDGYATLAFSEIQRATDVDDSSQLTYHLGELRDEFLEKSDEGYTLTLAGIRAYQAIIAHRSRADVEVDPFAVRGTCESCGGGLEARYADGRAYVTCESCGDHRVRYPVDGRRIDPDTPETVLEGLQNTLIRDYTSMFNGICPYCGGVVAVEFAFDSEHWEAFDIATDDIPVHAACDDCSWFLYVNLPAVLRTTEPVQAFYAERGLDIWRELAWTDDFVWTLEAADRDPIRVRGFFEIDGDRLELVIDGDLDIVERRLVDGE; from the coding sequence ATGGCCGGCGATCACCCGTCGCGACGGACCTTCGAGTTGCTGGCCAACGAGATCAGACTCCGGATCATCACGGCGCTGGGCGACGCGAGCGGCCGGGACGGCTACGCGACGCTGGCGTTCTCTGAGATCCAGCGGGCGACCGACGTCGACGACAGCAGTCAGCTGACCTACCACCTCGGGGAGTTGCGCGACGAGTTCCTCGAGAAGTCCGACGAGGGGTACACGCTCACGCTCGCCGGGATCCGCGCGTACCAGGCGATCATCGCGCATCGGAGCAGAGCCGACGTCGAGGTGGATCCGTTCGCCGTTCGGGGCACGTGTGAGTCCTGCGGCGGCGGTCTCGAAGCCCGATACGCGGACGGACGGGCGTACGTCACGTGCGAGTCCTGCGGGGACCATCGGGTGCGCTACCCCGTCGACGGGCGCAGGATCGACCCCGATACCCCGGAGACGGTGCTGGAGGGTCTCCAGAACACGTTGATCCGGGACTACACGTCGATGTTCAACGGGATCTGTCCCTACTGCGGAGGGGTCGTTGCGGTCGAGTTCGCGTTCGACTCCGAACACTGGGAGGCGTTCGACATCGCGACCGACGACATCCCGGTCCACGCCGCCTGCGACGACTGCTCGTGGTTCCTCTACGTGAACCTCCCGGCCGTCCTCCGGACGACCGAACCCGTCCAAGCGTTCTACGCCGAGCGCGGCCTAGATATCTGGAGGGAGTTGGCGTGGACGGACGACTTCGTCTGGACGCTCGAAGCCGCCGACCGGGACCCGATCCGGGTGCGCGGGTTCTTCGAGATCGACGGCGACCGGCTCGAGTTGGTGATCGACGGTGACCTCGACATCGTCGAGCGGCGGCTAGTCGACGGCGAGTAG
- a CDS encoding ATP-binding protein, giving the protein MSDPAGDVVELLVTVHRYNEDRDLDADDLPPRYRRVFWSESPEDEEGPGGVERPLHVTESTAKTATGVERPWEAISDLLFTERKEFSGEIGLSQPEMGIDWLLERATDDDLLDNPVLAKLAADPDVDADAEFGVTHAEAREENRPVRADRVWIDALLGEYFDEEEDAEMLDLVTVKAPEEIEMTLHDLVLTTDQEGEIRKLMKAIEHREYLANIGLREIGKLLFVGPPGTGKTTAARALAHELGLPFVEVKLSMVTSQYLGETAKNVEKTFEVAKRLAPCILFIDEFDSVAKTRKSDEHAALKRAVNTLLKSIDDISLVRDEVLLISATNHPDQLDAAAWRRFDEIVNFPKPDRKMRSDILRVITRQMEIADFDPDAVADRTEGLTGSDLRLVMREAVLEALTEERMSITQADIMDAVQDFEERDNLKNMDMIDGEGAEVAGDGAGHDHDHDHSHDD; this is encoded by the coding sequence ATGAGTGACCCGGCAGGGGACGTGGTCGAGCTTCTCGTGACCGTCCACCGGTACAACGAGGACCGCGACCTCGACGCCGACGACCTACCGCCGCGGTATCGCCGCGTCTTCTGGAGCGAGTCGCCCGAGGACGAGGAGGGACCGGGCGGCGTGGAGCGCCCGCTCCACGTGACCGAATCGACCGCCAAAACCGCCACCGGCGTCGAGCGCCCGTGGGAGGCGATCTCGGACCTGCTGTTCACCGAGCGCAAGGAGTTCTCCGGCGAGATCGGCCTCTCCCAGCCCGAGATGGGGATCGACTGGCTGTTGGAGCGCGCGACCGACGACGACCTCCTCGACAACCCCGTCCTCGCGAAACTGGCCGCCGACCCGGACGTCGACGCCGACGCCGAGTTCGGCGTCACCCACGCCGAGGCGCGCGAGGAGAACCGCCCCGTGCGCGCCGACCGCGTGTGGATCGACGCCCTCCTCGGCGAGTACTTCGACGAGGAGGAGGACGCCGAGATGCTCGATCTCGTCACGGTGAAAGCGCCCGAGGAGATCGAGATGACGCTCCACGATCTCGTCCTCACGACCGACCAGGAGGGCGAGATCCGCAAGCTGATGAAGGCGATCGAACACCGCGAGTACCTCGCCAACATCGGCCTGCGCGAGATCGGGAAGCTGCTGTTCGTCGGGCCGCCGGGGACGGGGAAGACGACCGCCGCCCGCGCGCTCGCCCACGAACTCGGCCTCCCGTTCGTCGAGGTGAAGCTGTCGATGGTGACGAGCCAGTACCTCGGCGAGACGGCCAAGAACGTCGAGAAGACGTTCGAGGTCGCCAAGCGCCTCGCGCCGTGTATCCTGTTCATCGACGAGTTCGACTCCGTCGCCAAGACGCGCAAGTCCGACGAGCACGCCGCGCTCAAGCGCGCGGTCAACACCCTCCTCAAGAGCATCGACGACATCTCGCTGGTCCGCGACGAGGTGCTGCTCATCTCGGCGACGAACCACCCCGACCAGCTCGACGCCGCGGCGTGGCGCCGGTTCGACGAGATCGTCAACTTCCCCAAGCCGGACCGCAAGATGCGCTCGGACATCCTCCGCGTCATCACCCGGCAGATGGAGATCGCCGACTTCGACCCCGACGCGGTCGCCGACCGCACGGAGGGGCTCACCGGGAGCGACCTGCGGCTCGTCATGCGCGAGGCCGTGCTGGAGGCGCTCACCGAAGAGCGGATGTCGATCACGCAGGCGGACATCATGGACGCCGTCCAGGACTTCGAGGAGCGCGACAACCTCAAGAACATGGACATGATCGACGGCGAGGGCGCGGAGGTCGCCGGTGACGGTGCCGGCCACGATCACGACCACGACCACAGTCACGACGACTGA
- a CDS encoding dihydroorotase encodes MSTLFTNATLADGRVRDVLVEGTEIAGVADGGSLDRDDAGEVVDCDGRHLLPGAIDVHVHFREPGYSHKEDWHTGSRSAAAGGVTTVVDQPNTSPPTVTGDAVDEKADLAAKSLVDFGINGGVTADWDPDSLFERPLFALGEVFLADSTGDMGIEADLFADAVAWAAAEDVVVTVHAEDADLFDESAEERDDADAWSAFRTAEAEAAAVERALDVGADSEAAIHIAHTSTPEGVDAASDAGATCEVTPHHLFLSREDLPELGTFGRMNPPLRSEQRREAVFERVADGTVDVVATDHAPHTRAEKHASIWEAPSGVPGVETMLPLLLNEVREGTLALERVRDLVAANPARIFDVEGKGTVAEGTDADLVLVDLDAPRRIRGDDLHSKCGWTPFEGREGVFPELTLVRGHVAYDARGGAEAFGEAVGENVRR; translated from the coding sequence ATGAGCACGCTGTTCACGAACGCCACGCTCGCGGACGGCCGGGTCCGCGACGTGCTCGTCGAGGGGACGGAGATCGCCGGCGTCGCCGACGGGGGGAGCCTCGACCGCGACGACGCCGGGGAGGTCGTCGACTGCGACGGCCGCCACCTGCTCCCGGGCGCCATCGACGTGCACGTCCACTTCCGCGAGCCGGGGTACTCGCACAAGGAGGACTGGCACACCGGGTCGCGCTCGGCCGCCGCCGGCGGCGTCACGACGGTCGTCGACCAGCCGAACACGTCGCCGCCGACGGTGACGGGCGACGCCGTCGACGAGAAGGCCGACCTCGCCGCGAAGTCGCTGGTCGACTTCGGGATCAACGGCGGCGTCACCGCCGACTGGGACCCCGACTCGCTGTTCGAGCGCCCGCTGTTCGCGCTCGGGGAGGTGTTCCTCGCGGACTCCACCGGCGACATGGGTATCGAGGCGGACCTGTTCGCCGACGCCGTCGCCTGGGCGGCCGCCGAGGACGTCGTCGTCACCGTCCACGCCGAGGACGCCGACCTGTTCGACGAGTCCGCCGAGGAGCGAGACGACGCCGACGCGTGGAGCGCCTTCCGCACCGCCGAGGCCGAGGCCGCCGCCGTCGAGCGCGCACTCGACGTCGGCGCCGACTCCGAGGCCGCCATCCACATCGCCCACACCTCCACCCCGGAGGGCGTCGACGCCGCCAGCGACGCGGGCGCGACCTGCGAGGTGACGCCCCACCACCTGTTCCTGTCGCGCGAGGACCTCCCCGAGTTGGGCACGTTCGGCCGGATGAACCCCCCGCTCCGGAGCGAACAGCGCCGGGAAGCCGTCTTCGAGCGCGTCGCCGACGGCACCGTCGACGTCGTCGCGACCGACCACGCGCCCCACACGCGGGCCGAGAAGCACGCGAGCATCTGGGAGGCACCCTCCGGCGTGCCGGGCGTCGAGACGATGCTCCCGCTCCTGCTGAACGAGGTGCGCGAGGGGACGCTCGCGCTGGAGCGGGTCAGGGACCTCGTCGCCGCGAACCCGGCCCGGATCTTCGACGTCGAGGGGAAGGGGACGGTCGCGGAGGGGACCGACGCCGACCTCGTCCTCGTCGACCTCGACGCGCCCCGCCGGATCCGCGGCGACGACCTCCACTCGAAGTGCGGGTGGACGCCGTTCGAGGGCCGCGAGGGCGTGTTCCCGGAACTGACGCTCGTGCGCGGCCACGTCGCCTACGACGCCCGCGGCGGGGCGGAGGCGTTCGGCGAGGCGGTCGGCGAGAACGTCCGGAGGTAA
- a CDS encoding Hvo_1808 family surface protein, with protein MRRTVPSALARLCSIAFALALVSTAAAAPAFAAPSRPSIAPSAAPAVDAPADSTLARTDRPDPDNDTIGWENGYWHNESIAVDQTDGDALNDTELEAYVARSMARVEYLREAEFESTVPVSVISREEYRNLSAGGGGDDPNRTEFNRWNDQVWEGLFVIGESSGSGETIGQTTGSSVLGFYSPTRDEITIVTGTPDAPTISNATLIHELVHALQDQRYDLTNATYRGATQDGDLAIDGVVEGEANYIEDRYIQRCGAEWDCVETPQAGGGGGGGGGSPPNLGVLITLLNPYSDGPLYVAEIVEEGGWDAFEERFVDPPVSTEQVIHRTDEVPTPIAFVDESTGDWDTFPTDNPQLGQNGSDTVGEASIYAMFWYQARTYGADTIDPNGLFDDEGEYDTYNYDAEPSAGWANDRLFPYRTGDGDDAAYGYVWVTEWDTERDAREFHDTYLRMLDAHDVRETDAGYHVVPSGPFADAFYVDLDGTRVTVVNGPTVDDVRDIRPSVAPDPDATPTPAPTADDVATTVATDTGGAGDDSGVDAGAGGDTSGTTETSGAGFGVVVAAAAVAVAGLLARRRD; from the coding sequence ATGCGACGAACGGTCCCGTCGGCGCTCGCGCGGCTGTGCTCGATCGCGTTCGCCCTCGCGCTCGTCTCGACCGCCGCCGCAGCGCCGGCGTTCGCGGCCCCGTCGAGGCCCTCCATCGCCCCGTCCGCCGCCCCGGCGGTCGACGCGCCCGCCGACTCCACGCTCGCACGGACGGACCGTCCCGACCCCGACAACGACACGATCGGCTGGGAGAACGGCTACTGGCACAACGAGTCCATCGCCGTCGACCAGACCGACGGCGACGCCCTCAACGACACCGAGTTGGAGGCGTACGTCGCGCGATCGATGGCCCGCGTCGAGTACCTCCGGGAAGCCGAGTTCGAGTCGACCGTCCCCGTCTCGGTGATCTCCCGCGAGGAGTACCGCAACCTGAGCGCCGGCGGCGGCGGCGACGACCCCAACCGCACCGAGTTCAACCGCTGGAACGACCAGGTGTGGGAGGGGCTGTTCGTCATCGGCGAGTCGAGCGGCTCCGGCGAGACGATCGGCCAGACCACCGGCTCGTCGGTGCTCGGCTTCTACTCGCCCACCCGCGACGAGATCACGATCGTCACGGGGACGCCCGACGCGCCGACGATCAGTAACGCGACCCTGATCCACGAGTTGGTCCACGCCCTCCAGGACCAGCGCTACGACCTGACGAACGCGACGTACCGCGGCGCCACGCAGGACGGCGACCTCGCCATCGACGGCGTCGTCGAGGGCGAGGCGAACTACATCGAGGACCGCTACATCCAGCGCTGCGGCGCCGAGTGGGACTGCGTCGAGACGCCGCAGGCCGGCGGGGGCGGCGGGGGCGGCGGCGGGTCCCCCCCGAACCTCGGCGTCCTGATCACCCTGTTGAACCCCTACTCCGACGGCCCGCTGTACGTCGCCGAGATCGTCGAGGAGGGCGGCTGGGACGCCTTCGAGGAGCGCTTCGTCGACCCGCCCGTCTCCACCGAGCAAGTGATCCACCGCACCGACGAGGTGCCGACGCCGATCGCGTTCGTCGACGAGTCGACCGGCGACTGGGACACCTTCCCGACGGACAACCCCCAGCTCGGACAGAACGGCTCCGACACCGTCGGCGAGGCGTCGATCTACGCGATGTTCTGGTACCAAGCCCGAACGTACGGCGCGGACACGATCGACCCCAACGGCCTGTTCGACGACGAGGGCGAGTACGACACGTACAACTACGACGCCGAGCCGTCGGCCGGCTGGGCGAACGACCGGCTGTTCCCGTACCGCACCGGCGACGGCGACGACGCCGCGTACGGCTACGTCTGGGTGACCGAGTGGGACACCGAGCGCGACGCGCGGGAGTTCCACGACACGTACCTCCGGATGCTCGACGCCCACGACGTGCGCGAGACCGACGCCGGCTACCACGTCGTCCCGAGCGGCCCGTTCGCGGACGCGTTCTACGTCGACCTCGACGGCACCCGCGTCACCGTCGTCAACGGCCCGACCGTCGACGACGTGCGCGACATCCGCCCGAGCGTCGCGCCGGACCCGGACGCGACGCCGACCCCGGCGCCGACGGCCGACGACGTGGCGACGACCGTGGCGACCGACACCGGCGGCGCGGGCGACGACTCGGGCGTCGACGCCGGCGCCGGCGGCGACACGAGCGGGACGACCGAGACGAGCGGCGCCGGCTTCGGCGTCGTCGTCGCGGCCGCCGCGGTGGCGGTCGCGGGACTGCTCGCGCGGCGGCGCGACTGA
- a CDS encoding DUF7529 family protein has product MSGSHPLAGYTEFWDDVMADMEATAEEYREAGWEVLELHPGDVTPLPSVSAAGTQVDTDRVGFDVLLPGDEFSAVREAVDEADAAFDEYDAYRARQSDVVFLVVVMKAEAAGTAVAFPLYYATQRAEPMLTAAADAGELRTYLRPLDDSERVVFTHGDPATLFPEEWSAEADDDAEPDDADGANDGAE; this is encoded by the coding sequence ATGTCCGGTAGCCACCCGCTCGCAGGATACACCGAGTTTTGGGACGACGTGATGGCCGACATGGAGGCCACCGCCGAGGAGTACCGCGAGGCGGGCTGGGAGGTGCTCGAACTCCACCCGGGCGACGTCACTCCGCTGCCGAGCGTCTCGGCCGCCGGCACGCAGGTCGACACCGACCGGGTCGGCTTCGACGTGCTCCTCCCGGGCGACGAGTTCTCGGCGGTCCGGGAGGCGGTCGACGAGGCGGACGCCGCCTTCGACGAGTACGACGCCTACCGCGCCCGGCAGTCGGACGTGGTGTTCCTCGTCGTCGTGATGAAGGCGGAGGCCGCCGGGACGGCGGTCGCGTTCCCGCTGTACTACGCGACCCAGCGGGCGGAGCCGATGCTGACGGCCGCCGCCGACGCGGGCGAACTCCGCACGTACCTCCGCCCGCTCGACGACTCCGAGCGCGTGGTGTTCACCCACGGCGACCCGGCGACCCTCTTCCCCGAGGAGTGGAGCGCGGAGGCGGACGACGACGCAGAACCCGACGACGCGGACGGCGCGAACGACGGCGCGGAGTAG